The genomic stretch ATTTGGTTCTTAAATCTTAATTGCAGCCCCTTCACAGGTTGTCACAAAACCTAGTCCGTCCGAAAAACGTTTCCCTTCGAAAAAGTAATCTTTCAAGGACACAGTGACCAGCACTTCAAAACCCAAATCTTTTCCTATCTTTTTAGTACCATCCGCTGTCCACATCGAGGTGAACAACTTTGGTACTTTCGTAATTGGCTTTCTAGGTTTCATGAAAGCGTATTTTGGTCCAAGATCCTCGACCTTCAAGGGGGTAATTGGTCCATCTTTCAACTTCTTCGCTACTTCTATTGAAGTTTTGCAGAGCAGTTTGGCAAGCCCTTTTTGTCGGTGTTCTCGACAAGTCCCAAGAAATAATAGTTCAACGAGGCTATCGATTCCGTACCtgaatgaaaacaattattattacgtaTTTGTTTCGTTGAATGAGTGTAGTACCTACATCTTTGAGATCTTTACcttttatgaaaaaagtaattatgaTTCTGATCATTCCATcaaaattgtgatatttttgcATGTTTCATCATAATGTGTGGATATTGTCTCGTAATTTATGAATATGTAATGTAACCAATAAACACATAGAACTAACGTTTGAAACTTACCATTTCCACATTATGAAGTTTCTTACCTTTCAAAATGATTGCACTTAGTATCGACATCTACCATGAAATCAATAACAGCACGAGCCTTTGGTCGTTTACAACGCTCTTCGATAAACGTTTCGAAAAATGACTTTCCTGATGACTCTGATGGTGCTATCTGccaaaaaaaagatttcaaaaatatttggtttacCATGGaagcaattataaaataaataaatttaacacaTAATATGCATCGGATCAAAAGTATTGGGACTTTGAGGATGTTTTTTGTAAGTATAGGCAAAACGTTTATCTGACTTTAAACTTAATCTTTAAAATGCCTTCGGCGCATTACCGGAGAATTTTTTAACGATGAGTGTGTTTAtacatagtaaaaataaaatctacttACTTGCAGTTTATTAAAAGCAACTGCGACTACTTCTCCACTCGCTATTTCAACAGCCACCTATGATAGTCCATCCAAAGCTGCGTCTGCAGAGAGTTCTATCATTTCTTCTATAGCTACCGGATCCTTGCCCAGTCCGACACCAGTACATACGTTTTCGTCTTGGAAGAAATCGTCTCTCATTACCTAAtaattacacaataaacataaatcatAACATTTTGAGTTAgcatatcaattttattattttctgatcTTGCCATGTGGTAGTatcattatacataatataatacacgaTATTACTCTTATTCTGATCATGAGTATCATAAGAGTCAACTAAATGACAACATATTCAACAAAAACTGAGCATTAGTGTCTGTctgataaatatatattttaaaggacgctcatagtccagcagtagactgtgTCAGACGAATGATGTAATGcataatatgtacattattttaaaataacaccaGACATAATATATCATAATCGCAGTGATTATTGTAGCTGTTGTTATCTTTGCAATCAAATGCAACGATAGGTAATAAAATTGATGAACATAGGTAATTTAGATtgattaaatataatacatttttatctagattttttaataaatatactcACTTTTAGGCTACCTTCCAATGTCGCTGCGGATAATGATTCGATTCTGtatttacctaaaataaaaatatttatatgataaaTATTAAACGGAAAATAACACGATTGGAAATTCATCAAAAATATACATTGGCACTTTTAGGCCATTCGACTCAAGTGTCACGTCAATTTCtacggatatttttttttaagtagttaaTTTCAtctgaatttatttgtttgtttgggtcaaattaaGTCATTGGCATTTAATACCCTTCCTGACGTCtcatcgatctgatatttggtacacacttttAATCTTGATGACTATACAATATAAGCCATATTAAaccgttaaaaataaaaaaaatatatttataactaatattAGAATATTCATCTTTCTGGTAGGCACCTTATTAATCTGCACTGagattcattaaaattttacctAACTGCAACAAATAACTTGAATAAAGCACTTATCaatgctattaaaattaaaaataaccaatacatacatacgaatgtacatatacaacatacataattattatgtcaccAATGCATTAAATAAAAGTGCGTATTATTCCACTCATGTACCGATATTCATCAACAAATTTTATCTAATTATCTATTCTAATCGAAATCATGGCCATTTGTCGCATttgaaattatgtaattaggtacgcttttgcaaatatatatattttttaatttacacaacTTTTAGCAACATACTAATACACCAGTTAGTCGCGGGATCGTTATCATATTCACCGGTACGCCAGATTTCGCTCCGGTGCAAACCACTACTATGCATTTTTCACACTTCACATTTTTTTAACCActctttttcaaaaatatccgATTTAGTACCgtacaaattacatttatagataatttaaatattataaaggtaaataaatctTGCAAAAGATTATATAGACTTATTCAGATGtccaaaaattaaacaaaagatCACCTACCATCATCCGTGATCAGGGACTCCATTTTTAACAAGTACTTTGAGGCAccaaaaatattagtaaaaaaaaaaaactataacaagCTTACTGTGATTGCACTAAAAGACTGAATACTAAAacaaagtattaatttttttatactttgcaATCTAGATAATCTATCTactatatacaaaaatataattatatttttgtcggACTATCTGTATTTTAGCGCTATCTCTTAACGAAATCaggaattaatcaaaatatcaAACATCGTGAATAGTGCCATCTCTTACGAACATTGTGAATTAAATTGGAAACGTCAAAAGCATTTACGGAGTcaataccttttgtttttggATCATCATTGTAAGTAGTGGGTTTAATAACCCACTACTATAAGTAATACCTTTTGTATTACTAGTGAGCCTACGTGACGTGAGCCCTATCCCaatgtattaatattactttaaatttttagaacggcaaacattttatatttgctCTTAAGATGTTTCTGTAACAATAACAACGCTAATTTTAGTCAATGATATATTCCCCTAGCTTACATTCATTGAGTATTTCAGTTTGGTGGTATTCAAACTAAGTAACGTTGATagcttaatttaatattacctGAAAAAGGAACAAATAAAACGCGAGAGTGAATGTtcatacaacatttttaattataaacaacaattaaaatatttataatatttttgtgtatcaCAAAACTGTCTTGCGCAACAATAACTCATCAAATCTTCAGTGCGGCTCCTTCACAAGTGGTGACAACACCTACCCTGTCTGAATAAGGTATTCCTTCAAAACTATAATCTTTCAAGGACACAACGAGCAACACTTCGAAACCCAAATCCTTTCCTATCTTCTTAGAACCAACCGCTGACCATAGCCCGGTACACAGCTGTGGTACCCTCGTAACTGGCTTCCTCGGTTTCATAAAAGCATATTTTGGTCCAAGATCCTCAATTGTCAGTGGAGTAGCAGGTTTATCTTTCAACTTCTTCGCTTGTTCTACTGAGGTTTTGCAGAGAAGTTTAGCTAGTCCTTTACGTCTGTGTTCGCGAAGAGTGCCAAGAAACATCAGTTCACAGAGGCAGTCAACCCCGTA from Spodoptera frugiperda isolate SF20-4 chromosome 4, AGI-APGP_CSIRO_Sfru_2.0, whole genome shotgun sequence encodes the following:
- the LOC118272705 gene encoding uncharacterized protein LOC118272705 gives rise to the protein MRDDFFQDENVAVEIASGEVVAVAFNKLQIAPSESSGKSFFETFIEERCKRPKARAVIDFMVDVDTKCNHFERYGIDSLVELLFLGTCREHRQKGLAKLLCKTSIEVAKKLKDGPITPLKVEDLGPKYAFMKPRKPITKVPKLFTSMWTADGTKKIGKDLGFEVLVTVSLKDYFFEGKRFSDGLGFVTTCEGAAIKI